Proteins from a single region of Acidobacteriota bacterium:
- a CDS encoding sodium/solute symporter (Members of the Solute:Sodium Symporter (SSS), TC 2.A.21 as described in tcdb.org, catalyze solute:Na+ symport. Known solutes for members of the family include sugars, amino acids, nucleosides, inositols, vitamins, urea or anions, depending on the system.), whose product MQLTTLDLVVVVVYMAALSGIGIYFSRRQTSREEYLLGGRSMHWMLLGGSMMATLLSTITFLSVPGEMMRYGIAYLSGIIAMPLFVPVANRILIPVLRRLPITSVYEYLEKRFDVSFRSLASFLFVLRTIIWMGLIIYTCSFAVAEITGWDLYFTIIATGLVTTFYTTAGGLRTVVWTDNLQLMILLGGALAIPVLIGFSLGSGPATWWQTFSEAGRTEIQTFSWDLTVRITVVGIVMGNFFWNICTLGGDQVAVQRYLSCPDLSAARKSVWMFAGFNFAVMLALLFCGLSLFAFYASQSAAPVQAFQEEIAARADRVMPIFIVEELPAGVSGLLLAALLAAAMSSLSSGINSISGVVVSDFFQRFGLFKAQVRTLWADRAVSLLAGLVGIATATGTAVMATRTDWNLVELTGRLNHIFVGPLGVLFFAGILFRRAGKQAALLGFLAGTLASLFICFGKEWFGMEKSLSFVWVVPLPFLVGLALAGLLAYCFPRPPKSSVQGLTLAKSGE is encoded by the coding sequence ATGCAACTGACGACGCTGGACCTGGTGGTGGTCGTCGTCTACATGGCGGCGCTGTCGGGGATCGGCATCTATTTCTCCCGCCGCCAGACTTCCAGGGAGGAATATCTGCTGGGCGGCCGCAGCATGCACTGGATGCTGCTGGGCGGCAGCATGATGGCCACCCTGCTCTCCACCATCACCTTCCTGTCGGTGCCGGGCGAGATGATGCGTTACGGCATCGCCTACCTGTCCGGCATCATCGCCATGCCCCTGTTCGTGCCGGTGGCCAATCGCATTCTGATTCCGGTGCTGCGGCGCCTTCCCATCACCAGCGTCTACGAGTACCTGGAGAAGCGCTTCGACGTGAGCTTTCGCAGCCTGGCCTCCTTTCTCTTCGTGCTGCGGACCATCATCTGGATGGGACTGATCATCTACACCTGCAGTTTCGCCGTGGCCGAGATCACCGGTTGGGACCTCTACTTCACCATCATCGCCACAGGCCTGGTGACCACTTTCTATACCACTGCCGGTGGGCTGCGAACGGTGGTCTGGACGGACAACCTGCAGTTGATGATTCTGCTGGGCGGCGCCCTGGCCATTCCGGTGCTGATCGGATTCTCGCTGGGGAGCGGCCCGGCAACCTGGTGGCAGACCTTCTCCGAAGCGGGCAGGACCGAGATTCAGACCTTCAGCTGGGACCTGACCGTTCGCATCACCGTGGTCGGAATCGTCATGGGCAACTTCTTCTGGAACATCTGCACCCTGGGAGGCGACCAGGTGGCGGTTCAGCGCTATCTGAGCTGCCCCGATCTGTCGGCCGCACGCAAGAGTGTCTGGATGTTCGCCGGCTTCAATTTTGCAGTGATGCTGGCGCTGCTCTTCTGCGGGTTGTCGTTGTTTGCCTTCTATGCCAGCCAGTCGGCCGCGCCGGTGCAGGCCTTTCAGGAGGAGATCGCTGCCAGGGCCGATCGGGTGATGCCGATTTTCATCGTGGAAGAGCTGCCGGCCGGGGTGTCGGGGCTGCTGCTGGCTGCCCTGCTGGCCGCCGCCATGTCCAGCCTGAGTTCCGGCATCAACTCCATCTCGGGAGTGGTGGTCTCCGACTTCTTTCAGAGATTCGGGCTCTTCAAGGCCCAGGTGCGGACCCTGTGGGCCGACCGGGCGGTGTCTCTGCTGGCGGGCCTGGTGGGAATCGCCACCGCGACCGGCACCGCTGTGATGGCTACCCGCACCGACTGGAACCTGGTCGAGCTCACCGGACGCCTGAACCACATTTTCGTGGGCCCCCTGGGAGTGCTGTTCTTTGCCGGAATCCTGTTTCGCCGCGCGGGCAAACAGGCCGCCCTGCTTGGGTTCCTGGCCGGGACGCTGGCCAGTCTCTTCATCTGTTTCGGGAAGGAGTGGTTCGGCATGGAAAAGAGCCTCTCCTTCGTCTGGGTGGTTCCCCTGCCGTTTCTGGTCGGGTTGGCCCTGGCGGGGCTGCTGGCCTACTGCTTCCCCCGACCGCCGAAGTCATCCGTGCAGGGGCTGACTTTAGCGAAGAGTGGAGAGTGA
- a CDS encoding aldolase/citrate lyase family protein has product MLATRLKSKVHQRELTLGILMTFDHWAGYLEIFKSEGLDFAVLDMEHSSADLHTAEELCRTARLLDFPLLIRPEAALYHLIRRYLDMGAAGLMVPWTESQDQVRAIREGAFIPPKGRRGPGGPAIFANRGLDRQGWDEVESGLFITTQFESPAGIEDMASLIPHDWIDAAMLGPYDLSLNMGRWSHTDHPEVVAAIERVWRQARDMGKNCGMVVGTLEQAGFWIDRGFSFLICSEISGMVRHRARELVGQIREVHAEAQARQT; this is encoded by the coding sequence TTGCTGGCCACCCGCTTGAAATCCAAAGTCCACCAAAGAGAGCTGACCCTGGGAATCCTTATGACCTTCGATCACTGGGCGGGATACCTGGAGATCTTCAAGTCCGAAGGCCTGGACTTCGCCGTGCTGGACATGGAGCACAGCTCGGCCGACCTGCACACCGCCGAGGAGCTCTGCCGCACGGCACGACTGCTCGACTTTCCCCTATTGATTCGTCCGGAAGCCGCCCTCTATCACCTGATTCGGAGGTACCTGGACATGGGAGCGGCCGGCCTGATGGTCCCCTGGACGGAGAGTCAGGACCAGGTCCGGGCCATTCGCGAGGGAGCCTTCATTCCTCCCAAGGGCCGCCGAGGCCCCGGCGGACCCGCCATTTTTGCCAATCGAGGCCTGGACCGCCAGGGTTGGGACGAAGTGGAGTCCGGCCTGTTCATCACGACCCAGTTCGAAAGCCCCGCCGGGATCGAGGACATGGCCTCGCTGATCCCCCACGACTGGATCGATGCGGCCATGCTGGGTCCCTACGATCTTTCCCTGAACATGGGCCGCTGGAGCCATACCGATCACCCCGAGGTAGTGGCGGCCATCGAGCGGGTGTGGCGCCAGGCCCGGGACATGGGCAAGAACTGCGGCATGGTGGTGGGAACCCTGGAGCAGGCCGGCTTCTGGATCGATCGAGGGTTTTCCTTCCTGATCTGCTCCGAGATCTCGGGCATGGTGCGGCACCGCGCCCGAGAGCTGGTTGGTCAGATTCGGGAGGTCCATGCCGAAGCCCAGGCCAGGCAGACCTAG